One Thiocapsa bogorovii DNA segment encodes these proteins:
- a CDS encoding non-ribosomal peptide synthetase — MEPFENLVLAGWRFWLDGDRLRYRAPKSGLDAEVLERLRADRARLIDVLQRDPGCLDLAPLSHGQRALWLLQQLEPGSVAYNQSMLLNPGPAADAAHWRAACRHLLKRHPVLGATFALRDGEPVQRFGVWAEPPDWAEIRLPSETSGLTETLQRLQAEPFDLERGPVARFRWILAETGPTLAILIHHIACDGWSFEIMRRELLALCDRADADGDPAQSLPELRYDYRDFVLWQREMLASARGEQLWDFWKTVLAGPIAPLELPRDFARSPKPLRCAGTVESVLDAEAAARLGVLAKARGVTLNVLMLAGFLALLHRWTRHTDLLVGVPTAGRGLPEWQGVVGYFVDPVGIRAGVDPDDAFDTLLEQVRSRFLAALEHRDLPFALIVERLGGQRDPERSPLFDVLFNFIGLRGAEPLAEIAAVDAKFELTLTVVELDAGLRLSFGFRTDLFEAATIEQLAAGFKRLLAAICDDSSRPLAHLPLLADAVPAPAIRGRTLDSATLAPVHVLIREAGRRCPDAVALADRPEVDMSAVRSLTYRALSSEIDRIAGGLLSAGCVRGSRIGLCCERGSDAVVGLLAVLAAGGAYVPLDPDDPPHLMREMLARAAVSLLLTQGVLAERLRTLGAPILLLEDMQAPTPGRKPPDPGVGPDDLACVIFTSGSTGRPKGVAVEHRGLTNYVASMTEDLGIQPGSSFALVSSLTADLGNTAIFLALTSGGTLHVLPKAMTTEPAGFRDALAHGIDYLKIAPSHLAALGIGGPRALPRKGLILGGESSPSDWVQGLLGEGGCRIFNHYGPTEATIGVLIHEVRREDRGSGPTLPLTRAVANCAVFLLDPSRQPVPRGFPGEIWIAGPCLARGYVGEMADGVPGFAVLPGIGRAYRTGDLARQGSDGGLRILGRVDRQVNLHGHRIELVQIEQALVAHGEVDQALVLPDVDGLQASRLIAWVVVSEAGGAALSGETLRGFLAAQLPAHLIPSRFNLVDRILLTPNGKVDARAMRALQPAEMPGERHPTITDATQLRLCVIFSEVLRVEQVSARDDFFALGGHSLLAVQLAGRIFREFGKRLPLAVFFTHRTVEALAEVLRESGDPAERDSILVPIRRSGDGAPIVLFPGAGGSILYFEALAVALGGVAPIWGAQGSRGDIATMALRYHEAILDRLGPRPCHLIGHSFGALVAFELARLREGCGHPTGSLWVLDNPAPRAASEERYRHWSLSDWYAHIARRIARLYDVPLALDRDALEGKTDSEQAELFAGYLVEAGALPRGTPREQLDDFVVTYRENVIAGERYARPSAPLRVPIHLVKACDRDVLIASEDGPEDLLSGWEACSLYPIRSFEVPGTHITMLLRPHADHLAECIRSLIAASSESAESAESAESAEMDHEVLSR, encoded by the coding sequence ATGGAGCCGTTCGAGAACCTGGTGCTCGCCGGATGGCGATTCTGGCTGGACGGGGACCGGCTGCGTTATCGCGCTCCGAAATCGGGTCTCGACGCGGAGGTCTTGGAGCGGTTGCGAGCCGATCGGGCGCGATTGATCGACGTGCTGCAGCGGGATCCCGGGTGCTTGGATCTTGCCCCTCTCTCGCATGGGCAAAGGGCGCTCTGGCTGCTGCAACAGCTCGAACCCGGGTCTGTCGCATACAACCAGTCGATGCTGCTCAATCCGGGTCCCGCGGCCGATGCAGCGCATTGGCGCGCGGCTTGCCGACACCTCCTGAAGCGGCATCCCGTCTTGGGTGCGACTTTCGCGCTGCGGGACGGAGAACCGGTCCAGCGCTTCGGCGTGTGGGCCGAACCACCGGATTGGGCGGAGATCCGACTGCCGTCCGAGACCTCGGGCCTGACGGAGACACTGCAACGCCTTCAAGCGGAGCCCTTCGATTTGGAACGCGGGCCCGTCGCCCGGTTTCGGTGGATCCTCGCCGAGACGGGGCCGACCTTGGCGATCCTCATCCACCATATCGCCTGCGATGGCTGGTCTTTCGAGATCATGCGGCGCGAGCTGCTCGCGCTGTGCGATCGGGCGGACGCGGACGGGGATCCGGCGCAAAGCCTCCCCGAGCTCCGCTACGATTATCGCGATTTCGTGCTGTGGCAGCGGGAGATGTTGGCGAGCGCACGGGGCGAGCAACTTTGGGATTTTTGGAAGACTGTGCTCGCCGGCCCGATTGCGCCGCTTGAGCTTCCGAGAGATTTCGCGCGATCGCCGAAGCCATTGCGTTGCGCGGGCACCGTCGAGAGCGTCCTCGACGCCGAGGCGGCTGCGCGGCTCGGCGTGTTGGCCAAGGCCCGAGGGGTGACCCTCAATGTCCTCATGCTGGCGGGATTCCTGGCCCTTCTGCACCGCTGGACGCGGCATACGGATCTTCTCGTCGGGGTGCCGACGGCAGGTCGCGGACTCCCCGAATGGCAGGGGGTGGTCGGTTACTTTGTCGACCCCGTTGGGATCCGCGCCGGGGTCGATCCGGACGACGCCTTCGATACCTTGCTCGAGCAGGTGCGCTCGCGCTTTCTGGCTGCCCTCGAGCATCGGGATCTCCCCTTCGCCTTGATCGTCGAACGCCTGGGTGGGCAACGCGATCCCGAGCGCTCGCCGCTCTTCGATGTCCTGTTCAATTTCATCGGCCTTCGGGGCGCGGAGCCGCTCGCGGAGATCGCGGCGGTCGACGCGAAGTTCGAGCTCACGCTCACCGTCGTCGAGCTCGACGCAGGTCTTCGGTTGAGCTTCGGGTTTCGCACCGATCTTTTCGAGGCGGCAACGATCGAGCAGCTCGCAGCCGGTTTCAAGCGGTTGCTCGCCGCCATCTGCGACGATTCGAGCCGCCCGCTGGCTCACTTGCCCCTCTTAGCCGATGCTGTTCCCGCCCCTGCGATTCGCGGCCGCACGCTCGACTCGGCGACACTCGCGCCGGTCCACGTCTTGATCCGGGAGGCCGGTCGTCGCTGTCCCGATGCCGTGGCGTTGGCCGATCGGCCCGAGGTCGACATGAGCGCGGTACGATCATTGACCTATCGCGCCCTGTCGAGCGAGATCGATCGCATCGCCGGCGGGCTCCTGTCTGCCGGCTGCGTCAGGGGATCGCGGATCGGTCTGTGTTGCGAGCGCGGCTCCGATGCCGTTGTCGGTCTGCTTGCGGTCCTCGCCGCAGGCGGGGCCTACGTTCCTCTGGACCCGGACGATCCGCCGCACCTGATGCGCGAGATGCTGGCCCGGGCCGCGGTCTCTCTGCTGTTGACCCAAGGTGTGCTTGCGGAACGTCTCCGAACCTTGGGCGCGCCGATACTACTCTTGGAGGACATGCAGGCGCCGACGCCCGGACGGAAGCCCCCCGATCCCGGGGTCGGTCCGGACGACCTCGCCTGTGTCATCTTCACCTCGGGCTCCACCGGCCGACCCAAAGGGGTCGCTGTCGAGCATCGTGGTCTGACGAACTACGTGGCCAGCATGACGGAGGACCTCGGGATCCAGCCGGGATCCAGCTTCGCGTTGGTTTCCTCGCTCACCGCGGATCTCGGTAACACCGCCATCTTCCTCGCGTTGACGAGCGGGGGAACCCTGCATGTCCTGCCGAAGGCAATGACGACGGAGCCGGCCGGCTTTCGGGACGCCCTCGCGCACGGGATCGATTACTTGAAGATCGCACCCTCGCATCTTGCTGCCCTCGGGATCGGCGGGCCGCGGGCATTGCCGCGCAAGGGGCTGATTCTCGGCGGCGAGTCGAGCCCATCCGACTGGGTCCAGGGGCTGCTCGGGGAGGGCGGGTGTCGAATCTTCAACCATTACGGTCCGACCGAGGCGACGATCGGCGTCTTGATACACGAGGTGCGTCGCGAGGACCGAGGATCCGGCCCGACCTTGCCTTTGACCCGGGCGGTCGCGAACTGCGCCGTATTCCTGCTGGATCCGAGTCGGCAGCCTGTGCCGAGGGGGTTTCCGGGAGAGATCTGGATCGCCGGGCCTTGTTTGGCACGAGGATACGTCGGCGAAATGGCCGACGGCGTACCGGGTTTCGCGGTGCTCCCGGGCATCGGGCGGGCCTACCGGACCGGTGATCTGGCGCGGCAAGGTTCAGACGGAGGGTTGCGGATCCTGGGGCGGGTGGATCGGCAAGTGAATCTCCACGGACATCGTATCGAGCTGGTGCAGATCGAGCAGGCGCTGGTGGCGCATGGCGAGGTCGATCAGGCGCTCGTGCTGCCCGATGTCGACGGGCTGCAGGCGTCGCGACTGATCGCATGGGTTGTGGTGTCCGAGGCCGGAGGCGCGGCATTGTCGGGGGAGACGCTGCGCGGCTTTCTTGCTGCGCAGCTGCCGGCTCACCTGATTCCGAGTCGGTTCAACCTCGTTGATCGCATCCTTCTGACCCCGAACGGCAAGGTCGATGCCCGAGCCATGCGCGCACTGCAGCCGGCGGAGATGCCCGGCGAACGGCACCCCACCATCACGGATGCGACCCAGTTGCGCCTGTGCGTGATCTTCTCGGAGGTCTTGCGCGTCGAGCAGGTGAGCGCGCGGGACGATTTCTTTGCGCTCGGCGGGCATTCGCTTTTGGCGGTCCAGCTGGCCGGGCGGATTTTCCGAGAGTTCGGCAAGCGCTTGCCGCTTGCCGTCTTCTTCACACATCGCACGGTCGAGGCACTCGCCGAGGTGCTTCGGGAGTCGGGCGATCCTGCCGAGCGGGACTCCATTCTCGTGCCGATCCGCCGAAGCGGGGACGGCGCGCCGATCGTCCTCTTTCCCGGAGCTGGCGGCAGCATTCTTTACTTCGAGGCATTGGCGGTCGCCTTGGGCGGCGTGGCCCCGATCTGGGGTGCGCAGGGCTCGAGGGGTGACATTGCGACGATGGCCTTGCGATACCATGAGGCGATTCTTGATCGCCTCGGGCCTCGGCCCTGCCATCTGATCGGTCATTCCTTTGGTGCATTGGTCGCCTTCGAGCTTGCGCGCTTGCGTGAAGGCTGCGGCCATCCAACCGGATCGCTCTGGGTCTTGGACAATCCGGCCCCGCGGGCGGCGAGTGAGGAACGATACCGTCACTGGAGCCTCTCCGATTGGTATGCCCATATCGCCCGACGGATCGCCCGACTTTATGATGTCCCTTTGGCCCTCGATCGCGACGCGTTGGAAGGTAAGACAGACTCCGAGCAGGCCGAGCTCTTCGCCGGGTACCTGGTCGAGGCTGGTGCACTGCCGCGAGGGACGCCTCGGGAGCAGCTCGACGATTTTGTCGTGACCTATCGCGAGAACGTCATTGCAGGGGAGCGCTACGCTCGACCGAGTGCGCCTCTGCGCGTGCCGATTCACCTCGTCAAGGCGTGCGATCGGGACGTTCTAATCGCATCCGAGGATGGTCCGGAGGATCTACTGTCGGGTTGGGAGGCATGCAGCCTGTATCCGATCCGGTCGTTCGAGGTTCCCGGAACCCACATCACGATGCTGCTGCGGCCCCACGCCGATCATCTCGCCGAGTGCATCCGATCGCTGATCGCGGCGTCATCCGAGTCAGCCGAGTCGGCCGAGTCGGCCGAGTCGGCCGAGATGGATCACGAGGTACTGTCCCGATGA
- a CDS encoding type I polyketide synthase, which translates to MKSAQDRAADVGHPPVGTRTSRLHLLCAPARADLCRALRGALEHGADTFEPPASGAPPESHRLAIVTTDTADFAGAVARALDALETRSSARFNLGNRIYYRDATGYEEPGRVAVLFPGFGHRDTGLARQLGGLSPAVDAWNAAVAGPRPLGLVSGESGSELAGMLDDVLMADLAMWVLMRDLGLSSDLLVGHSFGEHVALVASGMVPSLADLSPLFASVANLDAAGDPLGMLAITEAAVDLIAPELERDPPSVFMALDNCRQQKVFWGPSAVLGRVEARVKAQGLLAYRLTGLACPVHTPAFPVSGELLRRGYAALALSPPRISVWSCSRLRPLPEERAAAIEVLAAQWHEPVRFRESILALFDAGFRTFVEVGPGERLSGFVRETLRGKGVLAVPTHREGHPPLQTIQVALAQLYLLGQTIDPDRLSPQPSVSEERFDGGGIASSSPPETPGDTGLRPAVQQPASTDRHRFRDLVGMIQGEVAGLLDLADPESLDSDTGFFDLGLGSLGCVELSERLGRLLGRPLPQTLAFDYPDIARLARALASAPGTSPECADSDPGRATSAPEPASGNEPIAIVGIGCRFPGGVDSPDAFWQLLREGRDAISEVPPARWDPRAYEAWIDADQREAARNGGFLADALGFDADFFGISPREAKTLDPQQRMLLEVSWESLEDACIDPKGLGGSRSGVFIGISSADYVQRLSPAQRLEVGGYLATGNAASTAAGRIAFALGLNGPAMAVDTACSSSLVAVHLACDSLRRGESDLALAGGVNLMLNPETTVFLANAHALSKGGRCKTFDASADGYVRAEGCGVVVLKRLSDALAAGDAVVAVVLGSAVNHDGRTSGLTVPSGPAQSALIRDCLRTAGIVPSDVGYLEAHGTGTPLGDPIELQALGEVFRSARAAPLRLGSVKTNIGHLEAAAGIAGLIKAALQLRRRRLVPSLHFRTPNPRSDWASLPFEVNRDDRDWDSAGRRIAGVSSFGISGTNAHVILAEAQSTGSATEPNAESDGADTGRAHLLVLSARTPEALRTAALRMVDRLEERPVGRSVDRPMDPGVVEPGAFTTLVGCAVPRLVDCASLVHPTPLIHPTPLVHPDATMRDGAGFIGDAVEPLSALCRTSWLGRHHWRYRIGVVARSRSEARDRLRERAASAAFDHAGAEGRAPRIAFLFTGQGSHEPGMGRELYATEPVFRRAFDRCCEGLAPDLDAPLAEVVLDPRDRRLEQTAWAQPGLFALEYALVEIWRSRGILPDVVMGHSLGEYVAACVAGVMSLEDALRLVAARARLMQSLPTGGGMLSVAASPEGLESVVSLASLGLDLAAVNGPASLVVAGPVGALDRAERRLMEAGIGCRRLPVSHAFHSRLVEPILAEFGAQVVGCRLSEPRIEMVSNLTGQRVRHEVTDPAYWVEHLRSTVRFEAGMRTLSTLGCDAYVEIGPKPVLIALGREAAGDARSALWLASMQPPVDPSITLLNTLGQLYERGADPNWTGLEPAAGTRPRARLPTTPFERRTFWIELAEGRHVAAAPSDSLPPRLPGRLLDLPGETGALRFETRMSIGTTPELEGYPGLAEYALPPAVLLYAALQAVRRAAPGGRLWLEDLRLVGVQRLADPGVILHTLVKMPSAESGVVEIHSRAEGSEDEPWSLLMQARVHAASESPVPHPELRRMSGRTRDADESLLERLRSEYSAIEKAAFYRAGEQLGFRYGPDLQVLREIRLGIDAASAVLDLQIDSGVAPSPLPDLPLAAIEGGLQLLGGLDAGATPPRLGQLRAIERVEIPTALPREVLVLVLVWRTEDHAAASIRLLDARSLLLCAELSGIQADEMEVSRVSAAEGEIRDRLERAPREDWPSLIVGFVNRIAGLIIDGSADYRIDPRRPLTELGLDSLMALRIAIELKADLGVEVPVSRIVAGATIETLAASCVEQVMGGDQVVQGSQRLDGFFQEGEL; encoded by the coding sequence GTGAAGAGCGCACAAGACCGCGCGGCCGATGTGGGTCATCCGCCCGTCGGCACTCGAACGTCCCGGCTCCATCTGCTCTGCGCGCCCGCTCGGGCCGATCTGTGCCGTGCGCTGCGCGGGGCTCTGGAGCACGGGGCCGATACGTTCGAGCCTCCGGCGTCCGGCGCTCCCCCCGAGAGCCACCGACTGGCCATCGTCACTACGGACACGGCCGACTTTGCCGGTGCCGTTGCCCGTGCACTCGATGCGCTCGAAACGCGCTCGAGTGCGCGCTTCAATCTGGGAAACCGAATCTACTATCGCGACGCGACCGGGTACGAGGAGCCGGGCCGCGTTGCGGTGCTGTTTCCGGGCTTCGGTCATCGCGATACCGGGCTTGCACGGCAGCTGGGCGGCCTCTCGCCTGCGGTCGACGCCTGGAACGCCGCCGTCGCGGGGCCTCGTCCGTTAGGGCTCGTATCCGGGGAGTCGGGTTCGGAGCTTGCGGGCATGCTCGACGACGTGTTGATGGCCGATCTGGCCATGTGGGTCTTGATGAGGGATCTCGGCCTAAGCAGCGATCTGCTGGTCGGTCATAGCTTCGGCGAGCACGTCGCCCTGGTGGCGTCTGGGATGGTGCCGAGCCTGGCCGATTTGAGCCCGCTCTTCGCGTCGGTCGCGAACCTCGACGCCGCCGGTGATCCGCTCGGGATGCTGGCGATCACGGAGGCCGCCGTCGATCTCATCGCACCCGAGCTGGAGCGCGACCCGCCGTCGGTGTTCATGGCGCTGGACAATTGTCGACAGCAAAAGGTCTTCTGGGGTCCGTCCGCGGTGCTGGGGCGGGTCGAAGCGCGGGTCAAGGCGCAAGGCCTGCTGGCGTACCGTCTGACGGGTTTGGCGTGTCCGGTGCACACGCCGGCCTTCCCGGTTTCCGGGGAGCTGCTGCGCCGAGGTTATGCGGCACTCGCACTCTCGCCGCCGCGGATCTCGGTTTGGAGTTGCAGCCGGCTGCGTCCTCTGCCCGAAGAACGCGCAGCGGCCATCGAGGTGCTTGCCGCGCAATGGCATGAGCCGGTGCGGTTCCGCGAAAGCATCCTTGCGCTCTTCGACGCCGGTTTCCGGACCTTCGTCGAGGTCGGCCCCGGCGAGCGGCTCTCCGGGTTCGTGCGCGAGACCCTTCGCGGCAAGGGCGTGTTGGCGGTGCCGACGCATCGCGAGGGTCACCCGCCCCTGCAAACGATTCAAGTCGCCTTGGCTCAGCTTTATCTCCTCGGCCAGACGATCGACCCGGATCGCCTGAGCCCGCAGCCGAGCGTGTCCGAGGAGCGATTCGACGGTGGCGGGATCGCGTCGAGCAGTCCGCCGGAGACGCCCGGCGATACCGGGCTGCGACCGGCTGTGCAGCAACCCGCCTCGACGGATCGACACCGGTTCCGCGATCTCGTTGGGATGATTCAGGGCGAGGTCGCGGGATTGTTGGATCTCGCGGACCCCGAGTCGCTCGACTCCGACACCGGGTTTTTCGATCTCGGGCTCGGCTCCCTGGGTTGCGTAGAGCTCAGCGAGCGTCTCGGGCGGTTGCTCGGGAGACCTCTGCCGCAAACACTCGCATTCGATTACCCGGACATCGCTCGGCTGGCGCGGGCCTTGGCGAGCGCCCCGGGGACGTCTCCCGAGTGCGCCGACAGCGACCCGGGGCGCGCAACTTCAGCGCCCGAACCCGCGTCCGGGAACGAGCCGATTGCGATCGTCGGGATCGGTTGCCGCTTTCCGGGCGGGGTCGATTCGCCCGATGCATTCTGGCAACTGCTCCGAGAGGGCCGTGATGCGATCTCCGAGGTCCCGCCCGCGCGTTGGGATCCGAGGGCCTACGAGGCTTGGATCGATGCCGACCAGCGTGAAGCCGCCCGAAACGGCGGGTTTCTTGCCGACGCCTTGGGCTTCGATGCCGATTTCTTCGGTATCTCGCCCCGTGAAGCCAAGACACTGGATCCGCAGCAGCGCATGCTTTTGGAGGTCAGCTGGGAATCGCTCGAAGACGCCTGCATCGATCCCAAAGGTCTCGGGGGTTCCCGCAGCGGCGTCTTCATCGGCATCAGCAGTGCCGATTATGTTCAGCGGCTCTCGCCCGCGCAGCGTCTGGAGGTCGGAGGCTATCTCGCCACGGGCAATGCGGCCAGCACGGCAGCCGGGCGAATCGCGTTTGCATTGGGCCTGAACGGCCCGGCGATGGCGGTCGATACGGCCTGCTCGTCGTCACTCGTCGCGGTTCATCTGGCCTGCGATAGCCTAAGACGCGGCGAGAGCGATTTGGCGTTGGCCGGGGGTGTCAATCTGATGCTGAATCCGGAGACGACCGTCTTTTTGGCCAACGCGCATGCCCTCTCGAAGGGCGGGCGATGCAAGACCTTCGATGCGAGCGCCGACGGCTATGTGCGCGCCGAGGGCTGCGGCGTCGTGGTGCTGAAGCGACTCTCGGATGCGCTGGCTGCAGGGGATGCGGTCGTCGCCGTCGTCTTGGGTTCGGCCGTCAATCACGACGGCCGCACCTCCGGCTTGACGGTCCCGAGCGGTCCCGCCCAGAGCGCCTTGATCCGCGACTGTCTGCGTACGGCGGGGATCGTGCCATCCGATGTCGGCTACCTCGAGGCCCACGGAACCGGGACCCCCTTGGGTGATCCGATCGAGCTGCAGGCCCTTGGGGAGGTCTTTCGCTCGGCGCGGGCGGCGCCCCTGAGACTCGGATCGGTGAAGACCAATATCGGCCACCTCGAGGCGGCGGCCGGGATCGCCGGGCTGATCAAGGCCGCGCTGCAACTGCGCCGCCGTCGGCTGGTGCCGAGCCTGCATTTCCGGACACCCAACCCGCGCAGCGACTGGGCGTCGCTGCCGTTCGAGGTCAACCGGGACGATCGGGATTGGGACTCTGCTGGGCGGCGGATCGCCGGGGTCAGCTCCTTCGGCATCAGCGGAACCAACGCCCATGTGATCCTTGCCGAGGCGCAGTCAACGGGTTCGGCGACCGAGCCGAATGCGGAGTCGGATGGGGCCGACACGGGTCGCGCGCATCTGCTGGTTCTGTCGGCCCGAACCCCCGAGGCACTGCGCACCGCGGCGCTGCGGATGGTTGATCGCCTGGAGGAGAGACCGGTAGGTCGCTCGGTGGATCGCCCGATGGATCCTGGGGTCGTCGAGCCGGGTGCGTTCACAACGCTGGTTGGTTGCGCTGTGCCGAGGCTGGTGGACTGCGCTTCGCTTGTCCACCCTACACCGCTTATCCACCCTACGCCGCTTGTCCACCCTGACGCTACGATGAGGGATGGTGCCGGGTTTATCGGCGACGCCGTCGAGCCCCTGTCGGCACTGTGCCGGACCAGTTGGCTCGGACGTCACCACTGGCGCTACCGCATTGGGGTGGTCGCACGCAGCCGCTCGGAGGCACGCGATCGACTGCGCGAGCGTGCGGCCTCCGCGGCTTTCGACCATGCCGGTGCCGAGGGGCGTGCGCCGCGTATCGCCTTTCTGTTCACCGGTCAGGGCTCGCACGAGCCGGGGATGGGGCGTGAGCTCTATGCGACCGAGCCGGTGTTTCGCAGGGCATTCGATCGCTGTTGCGAGGGGCTCGCCCCCGATCTGGATGCGCCGCTTGCCGAGGTGGTTCTGGATCCTCGCGATCGGCGTTTGGAACAAACGGCTTGGGCCCAACCCGGACTCTTCGCGCTCGAATACGCCTTGGTGGAGATTTGGCGCAGCCGTGGAATCCTCCCGGACGTGGTGATGGGACACAGCCTGGGCGAGTACGTCGCGGCATGCGTGGCGGGCGTGATGTCGCTCGAGGATGCCCTGCGACTGGTCGCCGCGCGTGCACGTTTGATGCAGTCCTTGCCGACGGGTGGCGGCATGCTGAGCGTCGCGGCCTCTCCCGAGGGGCTGGAGTCCGTCGTCTCGCTCGCGTCGCTCGGGCTGGACCTGGCCGCGGTGAACGGCCCCGCGAGTCTTGTGGTCGCGGGGCCGGTCGGCGCCCTCGATCGCGCGGAGCGTCGGCTCATGGAGGCCGGGATCGGTTGTCGTCGTCTGCCCGTCTCGCATGCCTTTCACTCGCGCCTGGTCGAGCCGATCCTGGCCGAATTCGGTGCACAAGTGGTGGGGTGTCGGCTCTCGGAGCCGCGGATCGAGATGGTGTCCAATCTCACCGGGCAGAGGGTGCGACATGAGGTCACGGATCCCGCGTACTGGGTCGAGCACCTTCGAAGCACGGTTCGATTCGAGGCCGGGATGCGGACGCTCTCGACGCTTGGCTGCGATGCCTATGTCGAGATCGGCCCGAAGCCCGTGCTGATCGCGCTCGGCCGCGAGGCGGCAGGCGACGCTCGAAGCGCGCTCTGGCTTGCGAGCATGCAGCCGCCGGTCGATCCGAGCATTACCCTGTTGAATACCTTGGGCCAGCTCTACGAGCGAGGCGCCGACCCGAATTGGACGGGGTTGGAGCCCGCCGCCGGGACGCGGCCGCGGGCCCGGCTGCCGACCACGCCCTTCGAACGCCGGACCTTCTGGATCGAGCTCGCCGAAGGGCGTCATGTCGCCGCTGCTCCGTCGGATTCGCTGCCGCCGCGTTTGCCGGGGCGTCTGTTGGATCTCCCCGGCGAAACCGGTGCTTTGCGCTTCGAGACCCGTATGTCCATCGGCACGACGCCGGAGCTCGAAGGCTATCCGGGGCTCGCCGAGTATGCCCTCCCGCCCGCTGTTCTGCTCTATGCGGCGTTGCAGGCGGTACGTCGGGCCGCTCCCGGCGGGCGCCTGTGGTTGGAGGATCTGCGGCTCGTCGGTGTCCAGCGGCTCGCGGACCCCGGCGTGATCCTGCACACCTTGGTCAAGATGCCGAGCGCCGAGTCTGGCGTCGTCGAGATCCATAGTCGCGCCGAAGGTTCGGAGGATGAGCCTTGGAGCCTGCTCATGCAGGCGCGGGTGCACGCCGCATCGGAATCGCCCGTGCCCCATCCGGAGCTCCGGCGCATGTCAGGACGGACTCGGGATGCGGACGAATCGCTGCTCGAGCGTCTTCGCTCGGAGTATTCCGCGATCGAGAAGGCCGCTTTTTATCGCGCGGGGGAGCAGCTCGGATTCCGATACGGTCCCGATCTGCAGGTGCTGCGCGAGATCCGCCTTGGCATCGACGCGGCGAGCGCCGTTCTGGATCTGCAGATCGATAGCGGCGTCGCCCCGTCGCCCCTACCCGATCTGCCGCTGGCGGCGATCGAAGGCGGGCTGCAGCTCTTGGGCGGACTTGATGCCGGTGCGACACCGCCGCGGCTCGGACAGCTGCGCGCGATCGAGCGTGTCGAGATCCCGACTGCGCTCCCGCGTGAGGTCTTGGTCTTGGTCTTGGTTTGGCGGACGGAGGATCACGCTGCCGCGTCGATTCGGCTCCTCGATGCGCGGTCCCTGTTGTTGTGTGCAGAGCTTTCCGGGATTCAGGCCGACGAGATGGAGGTCTCCCGGGTCTCGGCGGCGGAGGGCGAGATTCGAGACAGGCTCGAGCGCGCGCCTCGCGAGGACTGGCCGTCGCTCATCGTCGGCTTCGTGAACCGCATCGCCGGTCTGATCATCGATGGGAGCGCCGATTATCGCATCGACCCGCGCCGACCGCTCACCGAGCTCGGCCTGGATTCGCTGATGGCGCTGCGGATCGCCATCGAGCTGAAGGCCGATCTCGGCGTCGAGGTCCCGGTCTCGCGGATCGTCGCCGGAGCCACGATCGAGACCCTGGCGGCCTCGTGCGTGGAGCAGGTCATGGGCGGCGATCAGGTGGTGCAGGGCTCGCAGAGGCTCGACGGATTCTTCCAGGAGGGCGAGCTGTGA
- a CDS encoding acetylserotonin O-methyltransferase: protein MNAAFLACGGMLACAVGAAARLGIADLLADERLSADALAERTGTLPDVLEAVLDLLCTQGVFCRDEAGRFSNTPDSEPLRSAHPRSMRHFCMLASAEYQQAFGALMVTLSTGESGFRATFNGSIYDYMTQNPEAGRVYDLAMEDLSRPLSSTLASEWVFAESTTLLDLGGGHGVLLRGLLRARPDVLGICFDRPDVCARGELDLRETASDLLGRLRFMAGDFFSDVLPDADVYLLKNVIHNWTDESAIRLLSNVADALSRRSNARLLVIESLTDGGFSDTYRAIDKILARVLCESGTRLRDLNTLSRLIERSRLVLLRTHGLSTGHTLLECRGVSIES, encoded by the coding sequence ATGAATGCGGCCTTTCTCGCCTGCGGCGGTATGCTGGCCTGCGCGGTCGGAGCCGCAGCCCGTCTTGGGATTGCCGACCTTCTCGCTGACGAGCGGTTGTCGGCGGATGCCTTGGCTGAACGAACCGGGACCCTTCCCGACGTTCTCGAAGCCGTCCTGGACCTGCTTTGTACCCAAGGGGTGTTTTGTCGCGATGAAGCGGGTCGCTTCTCCAACACGCCGGACTCCGAGCCTTTGCGCTCCGCTCATCCGCGATCGATGCGCCATTTCTGCATGTTGGCGTCCGCCGAGTATCAGCAGGCCTTCGGGGCGCTGATGGTGACCCTCTCGACCGGCGAATCCGGGTTCCGCGCGACCTTCAACGGCTCGATTTACGACTATATGACCCAGAATCCGGAGGCCGGTCGCGTCTATGATCTGGCGATGGAGGATTTGTCGCGTCCCTTGTCCTCGACGCTTGCGAGCGAGTGGGTCTTCGCGGAGTCCACGACCCTGTTGGATCTCGGAGGCGGACACGGCGTCTTGCTCCGCGGTCTTCTGCGCGCGCGACCGGATGTGCTGGGCATCTGCTTCGATCGCCCGGATGTCTGCGCGCGGGGTGAGCTCGATCTTCGGGAGACCGCCTCGGATCTGCTCGGACGCCTGCGTTTCATGGCCGGTGACTTCTTCTCCGACGTTCTGCCGGATGCCGATGTCTACCTGCTGAAGAACGTCATCCACAATTGGACGGACGAGAGCGCGATCCGGCTTCTCTCGAACGTTGCGGACGCGCTGAGCCGGCGCTCGAATGCACGATTGTTGGTGATCGAATCGCTCACGGATGGCGGATTCTCCGACACCTATCGTGCGATCGATAAGATACTTGCTCGTGTACTCTGCGAATCCGGGACACGTCTGCGCGACCTGAATACATTGAGCCGTTTGATCGAGCGTAGCCGCCTCGTGTTGTTGCGGACACATGGGCTGTCGACCGGGCATACCCTTCTGGAATGCAGAGGCGTATCGATTGAATCGTGA